The Candidatus Bathyarchaeota archaeon sequence GGTTCGAAGCTTCTGTCGCCATACCATATATGAACTTCCTCTACCTTGTCAAGTTTGTCTGCACCGTGTTTAGCCAAAACGTCTGCGACGCCTGGAGCTAAGCCGCATCCAAGAACAACCGTTACGTCTGCATTTTTTGCTTCATTGTTTAATTCAAGCTGTTTCAACGTCATATAGTAGACTCCGCCGAGATCCGTCAAGTTTTTCCTCGCATAAATTGCCGCCTTTGTAACAATTAGATTTAGATGGTAAGGAGCTGCATTTGCAACGGCGTCAACTTCCTTCATCACGGAAGTTAGACTTTCAAAGTTTGAAATATCCACTTTTTTAACGGAAACTTTCTCCGTACCCGTCCATTCGGCGACTTCTTTCGCCTTTTCAACATTTGCGTCTCCAATTATTACTTCTGAAACTTCCGGGCTCTCTGCCAAGTCTCTAACTGCAACCATTCCCATGGCTCCTGCTCCGCCTAAAACTAGGATTCTCATCATGCTTTCAACCCCTAGCTGGTTGTAGTTTTTGGAGCTAACCAGTCAATTAATTCTTTTGGGTTTTCACATTTAATTTGAACCTTGATGGGGCCTAGTGGAGACTCTGCAACCGGCTTGCAGAAGGATATGTGGCCTACATAGGCAACTTGCTTGTTAAGGTAGAAAGTTACAGAATTTTCGTTTGCCCCTTCGAATAGTACTGCTCTGGCTGCGTCTCTTATGCGTTCTCTACGTAGCAAGTTATAAAACTTTGTTAATCCAGCTGCTCCCTTCGTTTTTGCTATTAGAAGTTTTCCTCTTCTAAGTTCCTTAACTTCGTATTCGACTGTTCCGAAAACGTTTTCAATTGCCAGCTTAACTTTTTCAATGTCCTCTGTCGGATTGACCTCAGCTTCTATTAAAACTTCTATTTCATTCATCTCTAGCCACTTTCTTTAAGAATTTTTCAACTTTACTTTTAAACTCGACCTTTGTGCCCTCGTTAACTATTAAGTGGTCTGCCATTGCGATTACGTTGCCGAGTCCAACGTTAAGTTCCCTCATGTCTCGTTCGAGGAAAACCTCCCATTTCTTCGGGTCGTCGCTTCTTTTTCTTTTGAAGAGTCTTTTAAAACGTGTTTCTGGTGAAGCGTGAACAGCAAGCAGGATAAAATCTGTAAAATGCTTTTTAAACTCGTCAACCTCGTGAAGACTTCTAACACCATCAACTACGACAACTTGGCTTTTAGCATTCTCTATTTTCGGAACACATCTCTTTGCAACAACTGCAGGACCTTCCGTTTCTCTTAATTCAAGCATTAAGCTGCCAAGATTTTCAGGAGTCGGCTCTAACCCCCTCTTTTTTGCTTCTTCCCTTATCACATCACCCATTATAATTACTTCGAACCCCATTTGTTTGGCAATTTCAGAGACTACAGATTTGCCTGCCCCGGGCATACCGGCGACGCCTACAACTTTTCTATTGGACATTTCCATTCCTGCCTGCAACTATGCGTTAATTTATTAAATTTAAAAATTATGATACAAAATTCATAAACCCAGAAAGTTTTGTTAGACAGCACTTCTTATTACCTATCTCTGCAGCTTTTAATGATGAAAATTTTAGATGTAGTAATCGAGAGGACAAAGAAAAATGCAAATAATGTTAGATTAGAATACGGTAGTTCCTTTAAGCACTTGTTCTGTATAATATACTTGGTGGAGGACGTGTATAAGTGATACTTGAATTTTTCAAGAAAATTTTTGTTAATATGAAAGAAATTCTGTATTTGCCTAGAGACTTAAAATTAATTTTTTTCGCTCATATGTTGTGGGAGGTCGGTTCAGGTTTCTATCTTTTTGTTTTTCCCTTATTTATAAGAGACCTCGGTGGAAGCCCTGAGGACATAGGGTTTCTATATTCATTAATGTATTTTGTTGTTACATTAGCAACTCTGATTGGCGGTTTCTTAGCTGATAGATTTGATCGGAAGAAGCTTATACTCCAAATGTGGATTTTTGGATCTATAGCTATATTGTTATATTCTTTTGCCACCGAATGGTTACATCTAGCGCCCGCAATAATCCTTTACTCTCTCATTATAGGAGGCCCTGCAGAAGACGCTTATATCGCTACTTCAACTTCTGAAGAAACTATGGCTAAAGCTTTTACGTACACCGAGATAGGATATTCGCTCGGGATGATCTTTTCGCCACTTTTAGGCGCTTATTTATTCACATTTCTCGGCATCCGAGGCCTTCTCAGACTAGCATTTGTGGTATGCGCAGCCTCCATAACTCCTCTTTTGTTAATATCCTCTCAATTCCCCAAAGAAAAGAAGTCGTATGGGATTAAAAAGACATTAAAGGATTTTCTAATCCCGTTCAAAAACAAGCAATTAATGTTGTGGATTCCATTTTTCATGTTAATTGTCTTTATCATTACGATGATTATACCTTTCATTTCTCCTTTACTAGAGGACATATACGGGCTCGATAGAAGCTTAATTCTAGCTATGAGTTCAGCCCTGTCTGCTGGAGAAGTTTTATTTGGAGTATTTCTTGGATGGATAGGGGATAGATGGACTATTGGAAAAATTTTGTCCTTGGCTCTTGTTGTATTAAGCTTAAATGTCTTGGTTTTGGCTCTTAAAATTCCACTTTTTATTCTTCCGCTAGTAATCTTCATCACAGGAATATGGCGGGGGACTATAGCCTTGACTAGATCTATAGTTGGACTACATGCTGGTTCTTCTCCTGGAATTACGTTTGCAGTCTACTCCATACTTTTATCCGTCCCGCAAATTCTTGCACCAAAAATAAGCGGCATCCTTTATGAAAAATCCCCAATCCAACCGTTTCTCATTGGCAGCATACTGCTACTAGCTCTTGCTCCGGTTATAATAATCAAAGAGAAACACAGTGCTTAAACTGAAAGAGATTCAGTTATTAATTGGTTAATTGTCTTATATAATCCTCGTTAAGTAAATTGAAGGAAAGTGGAAATGTCTGAAAGATTGAGAAGCTTTATTGCCTTCGACATAGAAGACAGCGAAATTGTGATGCGCCTAACAGAAGCTCAAATGGAGATAGCCAAAACCGGTGCTGATCTAAAGCTGGTTGAACCCAAAAACATTCACATAACCGTTCGCTTTCTCGGAAACATTTCACCGGGGATAGTGAACAAGATATATGGGGCTATGGAAAACGTTTCGTTCAAGCCTTTTCAAGTTGAAATTAAAGGGCTTGGAGCTTTTCCAAACTTGCGTTTTCCAAGAGTTGTTTGGGCTGGAATACGGAAGGGTGCGGAAGAATTAAGAAACATTTTCGAACAGCTTGAACCTCAACTTCGAAAACTTGGCTTTCAGCCAGACCCTAAAGGGTTTAGTCCCCACATAACAATAGCAAGAGTAAAAACGGGAAGAAACAAGGCCGAACTCGCTAAGACGTTGAAGGAATTAGCTGAAAAAGAGTTTGGAGTTATGATTGCGAAGTGTTTAAGGCTTAAAAAGAGTACACTTACGCCCAGAGGCCCTATCTACACTACTCTAAAAGAGGTTTGCCGTTGAAAAACAACAAAATAGAAACGGTTTTAAAAGAAGTTCTAAAGAGAGTTAAGCCTAGCCCTGAAAGAAGGAAAGAAATTCTAGAATTAGCTGAAAAAGTGGAATCTAAAGTTCGGAAAGAACTTAAAAAGGCTGGTTTAAAAGCTGAAGTTAGAGTTGAAGGTTCAGTAGCGAAGGATACTTGGCTTAGTGAAAATCCAGACATAGACATCTTCGTACGCTTCCCACCCAACTTTCCAAGGGAGAAGTTTCGAACAACCTTCTTACAAATTGCAAAAAAGGCAACCGAAGGAGCACAACATGTTGAAAGGTTTGCTGAACACCCCTACCTAGAAGCAATAATCAACTCTAACAGGATAAACATAGTTCCATGCTACGCAACGAAACCGAAAGAATGGAAAAGCGCCACTGACAGAACTCCCTACCACACCGACTATGTTAGAAAACACCTAACAGAGAAATTCTGCGACGAAGTTAGACTTTTGAAAAAATTCATGCAGGGAATAGAGGTCTACGGAGCTGAAATAAAAGTTGGAGGGTTCAGCGGATACTTATGCGAACTTCTAACCCTAAAGTATGGAAATTTCATCAAAGTTTTGGAAAATTTCGCAAAATGGAAAGGAAAACTTGTAATAGACCTTGAAAACTACTACAAGGAACGAGAAGACGACTTAAACTTAATGTTTAAAGAACCATTAATCGTTGTCGACCCGGTTGATGAAAGCAGAAATGTTGCGGCGGCTGTTCAAAGAGACCACCTTTACGAGTTCATTGCAGCTTCGAGGCAGTTTTTAAAGAATCCATCATTAAAGTTCTTTTACCCAAGTGAAACAGCTCCGCTTACTAGAGAAGAACTCGTAAAAAGTATACGAAAGAGAAAAACAACCATAGTTTTTCTAAAACTTGGCTGCGTAGAGGCTGTTCCGGATATTTTGTGGGGGCAAATCTACAAGTCTCAACGTTCCTTACGGAAGCTGTTTAAACAGTACGAATTTGAATTGATTCGTGATGCGGTTTGGAGCGACGAGAAGAACATAATAATGATGATTTTCGAGTTTGAAGCCGGAAAGCTTCCGCATGTTAAGAAGCATTTTGGTCCTCCGCTTGAAAAACAGGTTGAATGCGAAAAGTTTCTCTCAAAGCACCTTCTTTCTAAGAGTAGTTTTTCAGGCCCTTACATTGAAGATGGAAGATGGATTGTTGAAACTAAACGTAAATATTTTGACGTTGTTAGGCTTCTGAAAGAAAAGCTTCGTGATGGCGGTAAAAATTCTGGTGTAGCTGAGCTTGTTGCAGAAGGAATCAGAAAGCAGTTCAAAATTTTCGTTAATGAAGAAATAATGGAATTCTACGTTTCAAATGTGGATTTTGCCAGGTTCCTAACAGATTACTTGGACGGTAGACCTAAATGGCTTAGATAAGCGGTTCAGCAATCAATATGTTATGCTTGTTAGCCACTACTCTCGCTTTCAACTTGGCTCCAACCGGAATTTCCTCAGCATTAACAAGCGTGACGGCTCTATCTCCGCTGAGTGTAACGGCGAGCTTTTCCCTTCTTAGCCATCCAGGCCCCACAACTTTAACTCTAATTGATTCATACTTTCTATAGGGAACCGGAAGCATTCTGCGCTTGTGAATCCCGAAGTCCTCTGGGCGAAGAACAAGTTTAATGTTAAATTCTTTCTCCCATTTTCTTAATTTGGCGTAGAAATCCTTCCAAGAAGGAGATTTCACGCCTTTAACTTTCCTTCCGTGCTTGTGAATCTCATATTTCTGTATGCCCAACGCTGGAAAACGTTTTCCAGCCTTAATCTTTTTGGCTAATTCTATTATTTTGGGTATTTCTTCGTCGTTTATTTTCGGAACCCAAACTGGGGCGATAAGGAGGTCAATTGAAGTGTTTGATGCTATATGCTGCATCAACTTCACTATTTTTTCGACGTCATACCATTCTGTGTCGGCGATTTTCTTTGCTAATTCAGGGTTTAAAGCGTCAATTGAAAGATTAATTCTTGTTAAGCCAGCCTCAGAAAGCCTATCCAAGGTTTTTTCGTTTAATACTGAGCCGTGAGTTTGAAGGGAGACAACTTCAACTCCTTCAATTTGTTTTAATCTGAAAACAAGTTCAACAATTTTGGGATAGGTTAACGGGTCGCCAACGGTGTCTATGTGAGCTTCTATCTTACGTCTACCTTTGAAAGCTACTATTTTCTCGAATTCCTCAATTATGTAGTCTAACGGAACTACATACTCAGCTTGGCGAATCCTAGATTTCGGCCCAGCGTTAGTTGAACAGAAAATACATGATAGGGGACAAGTTGAAATGGGTCTAACTTGAATAAGGTTTGTTCCACGGTCAATTAATCCGAAGGCTATGCAACCAACAAGCGGAATAGACTCGTCTACTTTAAACAGTGGTCTTTGTATTTTCAAGCTTCTCAACAAGTATTCAATGTTTTAGGGATTTAAATAAGCATAATTAGAACTACGGCTCCAACAAGCCAACAGTAAGGCGAAAACCAATGTAGTTTACCCTTACGAACTACGCCTAACAGCAGCTTTAGTGCAAAATATCCGACAACCATGGCAATAAGAACTCCAATTAAAATGGAGTAAACATTCATTTCCATAAAGTTGCATTCCAAGCTTTTCTTTATGGCAGCTCCAATAACTGCAGGTATTGCAAGTATAAAGGAAAATTTCGCCGCCTTAGTTCTTTCAACTCCAAGTAAAAGCGCAACCGCAATTGTTGAACCGCTTCTTGATATCCCCGGAATCAGAGCAAAAGCTTGGGCAACTCCGACTAGAAAAGCGTCTAAATAGGTAATTTCTTCCCTTTCCTTCTTCTCTCTCCATTTAGTCAAAAATAGGAGAAAACCAGTGCACATAAATGCAACCGCTACTGGAAACGGATTCGAGAAGAAGCCTTCGATGATGTCGCCGAAAAGTAAGCCTACAATTGCTATGGGGATGCTTCCCACAATTACGAGTTTAACGAGTTTTCCTTCTTCCGTTCCGAAGTTAAAAGCGAAAACTGCTTTACATATTTCCTTTATATCATGCCTAAAAACTATTAAGATAACTATTAGGGTGCCTACATGGAGCATTACGTCAAGGAAAACTGGGCTTTCGATGCCCAGTTGCTGCTGAATCAACGCTAAGTGACCACTGCTTGAGATAGGCAACCACTCGGTTATTCCTTGCACAACTGCGAGAAGTATTGTCTCAAGTATTGAAGTTAATGTTTTTCCCTCGCTAAACTATTAACTTTCATTGTTCAATTAAGCTTTAAAGGTATGCGTAGGAGTATTATTGCCTTGCTGTAGTGATTTAAATTGCTTCGTGAAGCATGGACGCTGGCAATTGAAGCCCTAAGCTGGATGGAACTTCAAGGACTAAACGAGAAGCTAGCCCTAGCTAGGACAATGAAACAACTGGGAATTAAAGATGTAAATACTCTTAGACTAGCTCATAAAATGGTTCTGGAAACCGTTCGTAAACGCAATTTAATAGACTTCATTTTGAATAACGTTTTAAGGCCTCGTTCCATAGGGCAATTTAAACTCGGCGTTAGAGAATTTCTAAGACTTTACACTCACGAGATACACTTTGAAAAAGCAAAATTCGAAGAGGCAATTGAAATGGCTAGAACTGGTAGGGCAATTCTCGGCTGGCAAGAACTACATGAAGTTGAAGACGTTTTAGGAAAAATTTACAATGTGAAATTAAACGAGCTCCTAAAAAGCCTAACAGATGAAGAGAAAGTCAGTTTAATGACTTACAATCCGAAGTGGTTTGTAAAGTACTGCTTCAAAATTTTCGGGAGAAATGAGGCCTTAAAAATCCTTAAGAGTGGAACAAGAAGCCCCCCAGTTTACATTAGGATAAATACGCTGAAGGATTCTGAGCGAAAAATGTTAAAAAGGCTTCATGCAGAGGGAATACACCTAAAAAGGGTTGAAGGCCTACGCTACACATATGAAGTTCTATCAACAGAAAAACCACTGAACAGAACTAAAAGTTTCGCAGAAGGCCTATTCTACATACAGGATAAGGCCAGTTGCCTAGCAACCGAAGTTGCAAACCCACTGCCAAACATGACAGTCCTCGACGTTTGCGCCGCACCCGGGGCAAAAACAAGTTTTATGGCACAATTAATGGAAAATAAAGGAAAAATATACTCGGTTGACTACTCTAAACGCAGAATGGAAGTATGGAGAAAAGAAATCAGAAGAATGGGTGTAAAAAATGCCCATCCAATAATTGCGGACGCTTGCAATCCGCTACCGCTAAAAATTCAAGCAGACCTCGTCATTTTAGATCCTCCATGCACTAGTACTGGGGCTTTTGCCAAAATGCCTTCTGCCAAATGGAGGTTAAACAAGCGTTCTCCACTGAAAATGTCGCAGATACAATGGCAAATGCTAGTCAACTGCGCTGAAAAAGTCAAGCCTAGCGGATACCTGGTCTACTCAACTTGCAGCATATGCCTAGAAGAAAATGAACTTTTAATTAGAAAATTCCTGAAGCTTTTCCCAGAGTTTAAACTTGTTGATGCCGAACCATGGATTGGAAAACCAGGCTTGAGAGGATTAAATAAGTGCCAAAGACTCTATCCGCACATCCACAAATGTAACGGATTCTTCGTTGCAAAACTCTTAAGAGAAGACTAGAAAATAATTTTCAAATTAACCAGTAAAACTGGGAGCTGTCCTATTTCTTTCAATGCAGCAGAGAGTTTCAAAAATCGTTCTTGATGCTTGTATTGCAGTTGCTCCACTATCATAGTTGGGTGTGACTTCCACAAGGTCGAATCCAACAACTCTCTTTTTGCAGACTTCGGCTATTAAT is a genomic window containing:
- the fliE gene encoding flagellar hook-basal body complex protein FliE; protein product: MEMSNRKVVGVAGMPGAGKSVVSEIAKQMGFEVIIMGDVIREEAKKRGLEPTPENLGSLMLELRETEGPAVVAKRCVPKIENAKSQVVVVDGVRSLHEVDEFKKHFTDFILLAVHASPETRFKRLFKRKRSDDPKKWEVFLERDMRELNVGLGNVIAMADHLIVNEGTKVEFKSKVEKFLKKVARDE
- a CDS encoding MFS transporter yields the protein MILEFFKKIFVNMKEILYLPRDLKLIFFAHMLWEVGSGFYLFVFPLFIRDLGGSPEDIGFLYSLMYFVVTLATLIGGFLADRFDRKKLILQMWIFGSIAILLYSFATEWLHLAPAIILYSLIIGGPAEDAYIATSTSEETMAKAFTYTEIGYSLGMIFSPLLGAYLFTFLGIRGLLRLAFVVCAASITPLLLISSQFPKEKKSYGIKKTLKDFLIPFKNKQLMLWIPFFMLIVFIITMIIPFISPLLEDIYGLDRSLILAMSSALSAGEVLFGVFLGWIGDRWTIGKILSLALVVLSLNVLVLALKIPLFILPLVIFITGIWRGTIALTRSIVGLHAGSSPGITFAVYSILLSVPQILAPKISGILYEKSPIQPFLIGSILLLALAPVIIIKEKHSA
- the thpR gene encoding RNA 2',3'-cyclic phosphodiesterase → MSERLRSFIAFDIEDSEIVMRLTEAQMEIAKTGADLKLVEPKNIHITVRFLGNISPGIVNKIYGAMENVSFKPFQVEIKGLGAFPNLRFPRVVWAGIRKGAEELRNIFEQLEPQLRKLGFQPDPKGFSPHITIARVKTGRNKAELAKTLKELAEKEFGVMIAKCLRLKKSTLTPRGPIYTTLKEVCR
- the cca gene encoding CCA tRNA nucleotidyltransferase — its product is MKNNKIETVLKEVLKRVKPSPERRKEILELAEKVESKVRKELKKAGLKAEVRVEGSVAKDTWLSENPDIDIFVRFPPNFPREKFRTTFLQIAKKATEGAQHVERFAEHPYLEAIINSNRINIVPCYATKPKEWKSATDRTPYHTDYVRKHLTEKFCDEVRLLKKFMQGIEVYGAEIKVGGFSGYLCELLTLKYGNFIKVLENFAKWKGKLVIDLENYYKEREDDLNLMFKEPLIVVDPVDESRNVAAAVQRDHLYEFIAASRQFLKNPSLKFFYPSETAPLTREELVKSIRKRKTTIVFLKLGCVEAVPDILWGQIYKSQRSLRKLFKQYEFELIRDAVWSDEKNIIMMIFEFEAGKLPHVKKHFGPPLEKQVECEKFLSKHLLSKSSFSGPYIEDGRWIVETKRKYFDVVRLLKEKLRDGGKNSGVAELVAEGIRKQFKIFVNEEIMEFYVSNVDFARFLTDYLDGRPKWLR
- a CDS encoding radical SAM protein; translated protein: MQRPLFKVDESIPLVGCIAFGLIDRGTNLIQVRPISTCPLSCIFCSTNAGPKSRIRQAEYVVPLDYIIEEFEKIVAFKGRRKIEAHIDTVGDPLTYPKIVELVFRLKQIEGVEVVSLQTHGSVLNEKTLDRLSEAGLTRINLSIDALNPELAKKIADTEWYDVEKIVKLMQHIASNTSIDLLIAPVWVPKINDEEIPKIIELAKKIKAGKRFPALGIQKYEIHKHGRKVKGVKSPSWKDFYAKLRKWEKEFNIKLVLRPEDFGIHKRRMLPVPYRKYESIRVKVVGPGWLRREKLAVTLSGDRAVTLVNAEEIPVGAKLKARVVANKHNILIAEPLI
- a CDS encoding undecaprenyl-diphosphate phosphatase, which gives rise to MQGITEWLPISSSGHLALIQQQLGIESPVFLDVMLHVGTLIVILIVFRHDIKEICKAVFAFNFGTEEGKLVKLVIVGSIPIAIVGLLFGDIIEGFFSNPFPVAVAFMCTGFLLFLTKWREKKEREEITYLDAFLVGVAQAFALIPGISRSGSTIAVALLLGVERTKAAKFSFILAIPAVIGAAIKKSLECNFMEMNVYSILIGVLIAMVVGYFALKLLLGVVRKGKLHWFSPYCWLVGAVVLIMLI
- a CDS encoding RsmB/NOP family class I SAM-dependent RNA methyltransferase, whose protein sequence is MLREAWTLAIEALSWMELQGLNEKLALARTMKQLGIKDVNTLRLAHKMVLETVRKRNLIDFILNNVLRPRSIGQFKLGVREFLRLYTHEIHFEKAKFEEAIEMARTGRAILGWQELHEVEDVLGKIYNVKLNELLKSLTDEEKVSLMTYNPKWFVKYCFKIFGRNEALKILKSGTRSPPVYIRINTLKDSERKMLKRLHAEGIHLKRVEGLRYTYEVLSTEKPLNRTKSFAEGLFYIQDKASCLATEVANPLPNMTVLDVCAAPGAKTSFMAQLMENKGKIYSVDYSKRRMEVWRKEIRRMGVKNAHPIIADACNPLPLKIQADLVILDPPCTSTGAFAKMPSAKWRLNKRSPLKMSQIQWQMLVNCAEKVKPSGYLVYSTCSICLEENELLIRKFLKLFPEFKLVDAEPWIGKPGLRGLNKCQRLYPHIHKCNGFFVAKLLRED